From a region of the Rhodococcus opacus B4 genome:
- a CDS encoding SDR family NAD(P)-dependent oxidoreductase — MNTNQRSVFLCCRAVLPGMIHARRGSIVNIASMAGFHYTVNHVAYAVAKAGVVALTRDVGYEAAPHGVRVNAVAPGPIAAPTSSARERDILETLGNAVPLGGCADPQDIADAVAYLASDRARYIVGTTLMVAGGADLRVS, encoded by the coding sequence ATCAACACAAACCAGCGATCAGTGTTCCTCTGTTGCCGGGCCGTGCTTCCAGGGATGATTCACGCGCGTCGCGGCAGCATCGTAAACATCGCATCGATGGCGGGATTTCACTACACCGTGAATCACGTGGCCTATGCGGTCGCCAAAGCCGGTGTAGTCGCACTCACCAGAGATGTGGGGTATGAAGCGGCGCCGCATGGAGTCCGGGTCAACGCCGTAGCGCCAGGCCCGATCGCAGCCCCGACGAGCTCTGCTCGCGAGCGGGATATCCTCGAGACCCTCGGTAATGCGGTGCCGCTTGGCGGATGCGCCGATCCACAGGATATCGCTGATGCTGTCGCGTACCTAGCGTCTGATCGCGCACGATACATAGTCGGCACGACGCTCATGGTTGCCGGCGGCGCCGACCTGCGAGTTAGTTAG
- a CDS encoding YnfA family protein produces MTVARSVALFVLAAIFEIGGAWLVWQGVREQRGWLWAGFGALALGAYGFVATLQPDANFGRILAAYGGVFVAGSLLWGMALDGFRPDRFDVTGALICLVGLAVIMYSPR; encoded by the coding sequence GTGACCGTCGCCAGATCCGTTGCCCTGTTTGTGCTCGCCGCGATCTTCGAGATCGGCGGCGCCTGGCTCGTCTGGCAAGGGGTGCGCGAACAACGCGGTTGGCTCTGGGCCGGGTTCGGCGCACTGGCCCTCGGCGCGTACGGTTTCGTCGCCACTCTGCAGCCCGACGCGAACTTCGGCCGCATCCTGGCCGCCTACGGTGGAGTGTTCGTTGCCGGCTCCCTGCTGTGGGGCATGGCCTTGGACGGCTTCCGACCAGACCGCTTCGACGTCACGGGCGCACTGATCTGCCTCGTCGGACTCGCCGTCATCATGTACTCGCCGCGCTGA
- a CDS encoding IS5 family transposase (programmed frameshift) codes for MADVVDRFEVLTDKQWELLALLLPSSDGLRGRKFRNNRVVVEGMLYRLRTGLPWRDLPSHFGPWKTVWKRHRRYAGDGTWDRVLTALVAMADAGGNLDWAVSVDSTVVRVHQHGANAARHTGGSTELHEPADEPADHGIGRSRGGLTSKAHLACDGHGRPLSVLVGPGQAGDSPMFAHVLEGICVPRLAGGAHRTRPVEVRADKAYSSRANRELLRSRGIKAVIPEKTDQAANRVNKGRAGGRPPNFDPESYKGRNVVERAFNKAKQWRAVATRYDKLALTYRAGFLLAGIVEWLKLLGDMP; via the exons GTGGCAGACGTTGTTGATCGGTTTGAGGTGTTGACGGACAAGCAGTGGGAGTTGCTCGCGCTGCTGTTGCCCAGTTCCGATGGGCTCCGGGGGCGGAAGTTCCGGAACAATCGTGTGGTGGTCGAGGGGATGCTGTATCGACTGCGGACCGGGTTGCCCTGGCGAGATCTCCCGTCGCATTTCGGGCCGTGGAAGACGGTGTGGAAGCGACATCGCCGCTACGCCGGAGACGGAACCTGGGATCGGGTGCTGACGGCTCTGGTCGCGATGGCCGACGCCGGCGGGAACCTGGACTGGGCGGTCTCTGTCGATTCCACAGTGGTCCGGGTCCATCAGCACGGTGCGAACGCCGCCCGCCACACAGGGGGATCTACCGAATTACACGAACCTGCG GACGAGCCTGCCGATCACGGCATCGGCCGGTCGAGGGGCGGGTTGACCAGCAAGGCGCACCTGGCGTGCGACGGTCACGGGCGCCCGCTGTCGGTGCTGGTCGGCCCAGGCCAAGCCGGTGACAGTCCGATGTTCGCCCACGTGCTGGAGGGCATCTGCGTGCCGCGGCTCGCGGGCGGAGCGCACCGCACGCGCCCCGTCGAGGTCCGGGCCGACAAGGCGTACTCATCACGGGCAAACCGGGAACTGCTGCGAAGCAGAGGCATCAAGGCGGTGATCCCCGAGAAGACCGATCAGGCAGCGAACCGGGTGAACAAGGGCCGCGCGGGCGGGCGGCCACCGAACTTCGACCCGGAGTCCTACAAGGGGCGCAACGTGGTCGAACGGGCCTTCAACAAGGCGAAACAGTGGCGTGCGGTGGCCACTCGCTACGACAAACTCGCCCTCACCTACCGCGCCGGATTCCTGCTCGCCGGCATCGTCGAGTGGCTCAAGTTATTGGGAGACATGCCCTAG
- a CDS encoding non-ribosomal peptide synthetase, with protein MTPSGSSGRLVPLTAAQQAIWLAQQLTPDVPYVIAQYVDLTGPIEVEKLCEAHTRAMDELGAEVVLADVDGQPYQRERTRSAGQVLVLDFRAERDPAEFAREWMRRDCTVPLAMDDYSLIFSRVLRVGDDRVFWYSRAHHLSLDGYAAMLLMQRTAQWYAAALGGDEPDPHRVVGPEQLSRADRDYRSSPRFDTDRKYWARLAPDLPPVVSLAGRSAAPRPAVRVTGHPTVVSSTPMPGGRSVLDRTAVLVAAFAAYLARMTDVDDVMVSLPVTARTTGPLRAATGSVSNVVPLALPGIGATTVEEAIGIARAALIASLRHQRYRREDIGRERGTAAGELTSFGPVLNLMLFEPDINLGAVTGRVHVLTTGPTADLAVNIYPGTTDLMPRIDFEANPALYSQRQLSSHHRRFTHFLQTFLAEIGEDCAVADLELFLPGEREVLTPARGPADAEPATLTQLLTTGTGASGERIAVRDRGRSFSYRDLDRHSTALAGTLLGAGIGPEDLVAVAVPRSYESVVAVWAIAATGAAYVPIDPTHPRARIQYMLDDCKPVAGLTSSDTRSQLPDTLRWLTVALDALDALDALDALDALDALAVPPPRPPRPVRRENAAYVIYTSGSTGAPKGVVVTHDGLANLAQEIRDHYALSATSRILHFASPSFDTALVEVLAAALAGATLVVTPPDVVGGHELADLLRCEGVTHVLSTPSALATVDPAGLDDVELVLVGGEACPPELVARWAHHRTMRNAYGPTETTCSVTLSAPMAPDRPVTIGALMRGVDAVVLDRRLRPLPSGAVGELYLGTPGLARGYARRGGMTAGRFVANPFGKPGSRLFRTGDLVRWTPEATLEYVGRSDDQVKVRGFRIELGEIDTALREHPDVRFATTVVHDRAGDALLVSYVLLRTSSALTPAMLRTAVAQLLPDYMVPAVITVLDDVPLTPTKKLDRAALPTPDFGSAAPSARPPRTPDEHAVAGVLARVLCTDVVDAESSFFDLGGDSLSATRVIAALNADFGTQLGVRDLFEFPTVAALAQLLAEEHPKSGELSSLRAFATQPLPQRVPLAPAQQFLDRTATRPALYNLPFTVTIRGALDIEALRSATADVLDRHHPLRTIYPDSVDGPHQRVLDAGDAVPDLTPTHVSASHLPAHTRPLLHRGFDVRSEPPLRATLFATGPEEHLLACVIHHISADGWSLAVLARDLLTAYAARAAGTAPSWAPLPVQYAHYSLWRHDVLGDDADPGSLTARQIDFWKAELAGLPRELTLPADRPRPQRWTYAAGRLSFAVDEETHAALLTTAHARRATLFTVLHSALALLLARLSSQRTIAIGIPTAGRTHPDLDEVVGMFVNTLVLRSTVDPGTTVADLLDQSRATELNAFAHADVPFEHLVDVLDPPRSPSLHPFFQVALSLNNFTAATLDSDGLEFEIAPQPLDIAKCDLHFHFTDHHSAKGHPAGIDCELVYSADLFDHDTVAGFLPVLRTILAEAVG; from the coding sequence ATGACGCCCTCGGGGTCGTCCGGCCGGTTGGTGCCACTGACCGCGGCGCAGCAGGCGATCTGGCTTGCCCAGCAGCTGACGCCCGACGTGCCCTACGTCATCGCCCAGTACGTGGATCTGACCGGGCCCATTGAGGTGGAGAAGCTGTGCGAGGCGCACACGCGGGCGATGGACGAACTGGGCGCGGAGGTCGTGCTGGCCGACGTCGACGGACAACCGTATCAACGTGAGAGGACTCGATCGGCAGGTCAAGTCCTGGTTTTGGACTTCCGCGCCGAACGCGACCCGGCCGAGTTCGCGCGGGAGTGGATGCGACGTGACTGCACGGTCCCACTCGCGATGGACGACTACTCGCTGATCTTCTCGCGTGTCCTGCGGGTCGGTGACGATCGTGTGTTCTGGTATTCGCGTGCCCACCACCTCTCATTGGATGGATATGCGGCAATGCTGCTGATGCAACGGACCGCGCAGTGGTACGCCGCGGCGCTCGGCGGCGACGAGCCGGATCCGCATCGGGTGGTGGGGCCCGAGCAGTTGAGCCGAGCGGATCGGGACTATCGATCGTCCCCGCGGTTCGATACCGACCGTAAATACTGGGCCAGGCTCGCCCCCGATCTGCCACCGGTGGTCAGCCTCGCCGGACGGAGCGCTGCGCCTCGGCCCGCCGTCCGGGTCACCGGCCACCCCACGGTGGTGTCTTCCACGCCGATGCCCGGAGGCCGGTCCGTCCTCGATCGCACCGCTGTCCTCGTCGCGGCCTTCGCCGCCTACTTGGCACGGATGACCGACGTCGACGACGTCATGGTGTCCCTTCCGGTAACGGCCCGCACAACCGGACCGCTGCGGGCTGCGACGGGTTCGGTCTCGAATGTGGTGCCCCTGGCACTGCCGGGGATCGGGGCCACGACCGTCGAGGAAGCGATCGGAATCGCGCGGGCGGCACTGATCGCGTCACTGCGCCACCAGCGGTATCGGCGCGAAGACATCGGCCGTGAGCGCGGCACGGCCGCTGGTGAGCTCACCTCGTTCGGCCCCGTGCTGAATCTGATGCTGTTCGAACCCGACATCAACCTCGGTGCGGTCACCGGTCGGGTGCACGTTCTCACGACCGGTCCGACCGCGGATCTGGCGGTGAACATCTACCCGGGCACCACGGATCTGATGCCGCGGATCGACTTCGAAGCCAACCCTGCCCTCTACAGCCAGAGGCAACTGAGCAGCCACCACCGCCGGTTCACCCATTTCCTGCAGACGTTCCTGGCCGAAATCGGCGAGGACTGCGCCGTCGCCGACCTGGAGTTGTTCCTGCCCGGGGAACGCGAGGTCCTGACACCGGCGCGCGGCCCGGCCGATGCCGAACCGGCAACCCTCACCCAGTTACTCACCACGGGTACCGGTGCATCCGGTGAGCGAATCGCGGTCCGCGACCGCGGACGATCCTTCTCCTACCGGGACCTCGACCGCCATTCGACCGCGTTGGCCGGCACGCTGCTGGGCGCCGGCATCGGTCCGGAAGACCTCGTGGCGGTCGCCGTACCCCGCTCGTACGAATCGGTGGTCGCCGTGTGGGCGATCGCGGCCACCGGCGCCGCCTATGTCCCCATCGACCCGACGCATCCGCGCGCTCGCATCCAGTACATGCTCGACGACTGCAAACCTGTTGCCGGCCTGACGTCCTCCGACACCCGGAGCCAGCTGCCGGACACACTGCGATGGCTCACCGTCGCCCTCGACGCCCTCGACGCCCTCGACGCCCTCGACGCCCTCGACGCCCTCGACGCCCTCGCCGTGCCGCCACCGCGCCCACCGCGCCCGGTGCGCCGGGAAAACGCCGCGTATGTGATCTACACGTCCGGGTCGACCGGTGCACCCAAGGGTGTCGTCGTCACCCACGACGGCCTGGCCAATCTCGCACAGGAAATCCGCGACCACTACGCCCTCTCCGCCACCTCGCGGATCCTGCATTTCGCCTCGCCGAGCTTCGACACGGCTCTGGTCGAAGTCCTCGCTGCGGCCCTGGCCGGCGCCACCTTGGTGGTGACCCCGCCGGATGTGGTTGGCGGCCACGAACTGGCCGATCTCCTACGCTGCGAAGGTGTCACCCACGTGCTGTCGACACCGTCGGCACTGGCAACGGTGGACCCCGCCGGCCTCGACGATGTGGAATTGGTCCTCGTCGGCGGTGAGGCGTGTCCACCGGAACTGGTGGCGCGCTGGGCGCACCACCGGACGATGCGCAATGCCTACGGCCCGACCGAAACCACGTGCAGTGTCACGCTCAGCGCCCCGATGGCCCCGGATCGGCCGGTGACGATCGGGGCGCTGATGCGCGGCGTCGACGCGGTGGTGCTGGACCGGCGCCTGCGGCCGCTTCCCTCCGGCGCGGTCGGCGAACTGTATCTCGGCACCCCAGGGTTGGCCCGCGGTTACGCGCGCCGAGGAGGGATGACCGCCGGCCGGTTCGTCGCCAATCCGTTCGGCAAACCCGGCTCCCGCCTGTTCCGCACGGGTGATCTGGTCCGATGGACACCCGAGGCAACACTCGAGTACGTCGGTCGCAGCGACGACCAGGTCAAAGTCCGCGGGTTCCGGATCGAACTCGGCGAGATCGACACCGCCCTACGCGAGCACCCGGATGTCCGGTTCGCGACGACCGTGGTCCATGACAGGGCGGGGGATGCACTGCTGGTGTCGTATGTGCTGTTGCGGACGTCGTCGGCATTGACCCCGGCGATGCTGCGGACGGCTGTAGCCCAGCTGCTGCCGGACTACATGGTGCCCGCGGTGATCACCGTCTTGGACGACGTTCCGCTGACGCCGACGAAGAAGCTCGACCGGGCCGCCCTGCCGACCCCCGACTTCGGCTCCGCCGCTCCCTCGGCGCGGCCGCCGCGCACACCCGATGAACACGCGGTGGCCGGGGTGCTGGCCCGGGTACTGTGCACCGACGTGGTGGACGCGGAATCGTCCTTCTTCGACCTCGGTGGGGATTCGCTCTCCGCCACCCGGGTGATCGCGGCACTCAACGCCGATTTCGGCACCCAGTTGGGGGTGCGCGATCTGTTCGAGTTCCCCACCGTAGCCGCCCTCGCCCAGCTTCTCGCCGAGGAACACCCGAAGTCGGGTGAACTCTCCTCGCTGCGCGCGTTCGCAACACAACCGCTGCCCCAGCGGGTTCCGCTGGCCCCAGCGCAGCAATTCCTCGATCGCACCGCCACCCGCCCAGCCCTGTACAACCTCCCGTTCACCGTCACGATCCGCGGTGCCCTCGACATCGAGGCGCTGCGCAGCGCCACCGCCGACGTGCTCGACCGGCACCACCCGCTCCGCACGATCTACCCCGATTCGGTGGACGGCCCCCACCAGCGGGTCCTCGACGCCGGCGACGCCGTCCCCGACCTCACCCCGACACACGTGAGCGCATCCCACCTCCCGGCACACACCCGCCCTCTGCTGCACCGCGGCTTCGACGTTCGCAGCGAACCGCCGCTGCGGGCCACACTGTTCGCCACCGGGCCCGAGGAGCACCTGCTCGCGTGCGTGATCCACCACATCTCCGCCGACGGGTGGTCGCTGGCAGTCCTCGCCCGCGACCTGCTGACCGCGTACGCGGCCCGCGCTGCCGGCACCGCACCGAGTTGGGCGCCGCTGCCGGTGCAATACGCGCACTACAGTCTCTGGCGGCACGACGTTCTCGGCGACGACGCTGATCCCGGCAGCCTCACGGCCCGTCAGATCGACTTCTGGAAGGCCGAACTGGCAGGGCTGCCCCGGGAACTGACGCTGCCGGCGGACCGACCCCGTCCACAACGCTGGACCTACGCGGCCGGCCGTCTGAGTTTCGCGGTCGACGAAGAAACCCACGCAGCACTGCTGACCACCGCGCACGCACGGCGAGCGACCCTGTTCACCGTGCTGCACTCCGCGCTGGCCCTGCTCCTCGCACGCCTGTCCTCGCAGCGCACGATCGCGATCGGCATACCGACGGCCGGGCGCACCCATCCCGACCTCGACGAAGTCGTCGGCATGTTCGTCAACACTCTCGTTCTCCGCTCGACGGTCGACCCAGGCACCACCGTTGCCGACCTTCTCGACCAGTCGCGCGCCACCGAGCTGAACGCGTTCGCGCACGCCGATGTCCCGTTCGAGCACCTCGTCGACGTGCTCGACCCGCCCCGGTCGCCGTCGCTGCACCCGTTCTTCCAGGTCGCGTTATCGCTGAACAACTTCACCGCCGCCACCCTCGACAGCGACGGACTGGAGTTCGAGATCGCACCGCAACCACTGGATATCGCCAAATGCGATCTGCACTTCCACTTCACCGACCACCACAGCGCAAAAGGCCACCCGGCCGGCATCGACTGTGAACTGGTGTATTCGGCCGATCTGTTCGACCACGATACCGTCGCAGGATTCCTCCCCGTGCTGCGCACCATCCTCGCCGAGGCCGTCGGATGA
- a CDS encoding response regulator transcription factor, with protein sequence MRVLLVEDETRLAETVRRGLVADGCTVQVEHDGVAGLAAAVGGGFDVVVLDIMLPGKHGYDVVREMRRQQVWTPVLMLSAKDGEYDLADAFDLGADDYLIKPFSFVVLIARLRALVRRGAPPRPPVLSVAGLSLDPAMRRVTRGETRLQLTPREYSVLEFLMRHAGSVVTKHDILQAVWDANYEGDDNIVEVYIGYLRRKIDAPFGTTSIDTVRGVGYSMGSEE encoded by the coding sequence GTGCGGGTGTTGCTGGTCGAGGACGAAACGCGCCTGGCCGAGACGGTGCGCCGCGGTTTGGTGGCTGACGGGTGCACCGTGCAGGTCGAACACGACGGCGTCGCCGGGCTGGCGGCTGCGGTAGGTGGCGGATTCGATGTGGTGGTCCTCGACATCATGTTGCCTGGCAAACACGGGTACGACGTGGTCCGGGAGATGCGTCGGCAGCAGGTGTGGACGCCGGTGCTGATGCTCTCGGCCAAGGACGGCGAATACGACCTCGCCGATGCCTTCGACCTCGGTGCCGACGACTATCTGATCAAACCGTTCTCGTTCGTGGTGCTGATCGCCCGGTTACGGGCGCTGGTGCGGCGCGGCGCCCCGCCGCGACCGCCGGTCCTGAGTGTTGCCGGACTCTCGTTGGACCCGGCGATGCGGCGGGTCACCCGTGGGGAGACCCGCCTCCAGCTCACTCCCCGCGAGTACAGTGTGCTCGAGTTCCTGATGCGCCACGCAGGCTCGGTCGTCACCAAACACGATATTCTGCAAGCGGTGTGGGACGCCAATTACGAGGGCGACGACAACATCGTGGAGGTCTACATCGGCTACCTTCGCCGCAAGATCGATGCCCCGTTCGGCACAACGAGCATCGACACGGTCCGCGGCGTGGGCTATTCGATGGGTTCGGAGGAGTAG
- a CDS encoding MerR family transcriptional regulator translates to MAELLISELSRRSGVPATTLRYYEQVGLLPAARSHSGYRLYDEHAEQRLRFISAAKRLHLPLPEIFELLTVWEDEACRSVKSQLRPALDARITEAANGIDELTRLHTELVAARGRLDSLPDRADRCDPQCTFLLDPVTVQGMDVATADRPIACTLDGDDYRTRIDAWHSLLDGCPREQVDTGVRVTVPAESAAELAALIVAEQHCCAFLDFTLGFDRDTVALTITAPADARALIDDLITPTAP, encoded by the coding sequence ATGGCCGAGTTGCTGATCTCCGAACTGTCGCGCCGCAGCGGTGTCCCCGCGACGACGCTGCGCTATTACGAGCAGGTGGGTCTCCTGCCCGCCGCCCGCTCGCACTCCGGGTACCGCCTTTACGACGAGCACGCCGAACAGCGGTTGCGGTTCATCTCCGCGGCCAAGCGCCTGCATCTGCCGCTGCCGGAGATCTTCGAGCTGCTGACGGTGTGGGAGGACGAGGCCTGCCGGTCGGTGAAATCGCAGCTGCGACCAGCCCTCGACGCCCGGATCACCGAGGCAGCCAACGGGATCGACGAGCTGACCAGGCTGCACACCGAACTCGTCGCCGCGCGCGGGCGGCTCGACTCGTTGCCTGACCGTGCCGACCGCTGCGACCCGCAGTGCACCTTTCTCCTCGACCCTGTCACCGTGCAGGGGATGGACGTGGCGACGGCCGACCGGCCGATCGCGTGCACCCTCGACGGCGACGACTACCGCACCCGGATCGACGCCTGGCACTCCCTCCTCGACGGATGCCCCCGCGAGCAGGTCGATACCGGGGTCCGGGTCACCGTGCCCGCCGAGTCCGCTGCCGAGCTCGCCGCCCTGATCGTGGCCGAACAACACTGCTGCGCCTTCCTCGACTTCACCCTCGGCTTCGACCGCGACACCGTCGCGCTGACGATCACGGCCCCGGCCGATGCGCGGGCCCTGATCGACGACCTGATCACCCCGACGGCGCCGTGA
- a CDS encoding HemK2/MTQ2 family protein methyltransferase: MIIRFPGVYRPQHDSRLLLESLGDEQVHAGTRILDLCAGTGVVSVWATRYGARSVTAVDVSRRALVSTWLNTAVRGHRVRVVRGDLVSRVRHRRFDLIVANPPYVPAEHDGLPARGRARCWDAGHEGRALLDRICGDAPDLLDDGGRLVLVQSTLSGTEKTRLMLGERGLHVEEARRVRVPFGPVLQARRDLLVDRGLIGPQQCTEELVVFRAVK, from the coding sequence GTGATCATTCGTTTTCCGGGTGTGTATCGGCCCCAGCATGATTCGCGGCTTCTTTTGGAATCGCTCGGCGACGAGCAGGTGCATGCGGGTACGCGGATTCTGGATTTGTGTGCGGGCACTGGGGTGGTCAGCGTGTGGGCGACTCGGTACGGTGCGCGCAGCGTGACCGCAGTCGACGTTTCGCGTCGGGCGTTGGTCAGTACCTGGCTCAATACGGCGGTTCGCGGGCACCGTGTGCGGGTTGTTCGCGGTGATCTGGTGTCACGAGTACGTCACCGGCGGTTCGACTTGATCGTAGCGAACCCACCCTATGTTCCTGCCGAGCACGATGGGCTGCCGGCGAGAGGTCGTGCGCGGTGCTGGGACGCCGGGCACGAGGGACGGGCGTTGTTGGACCGGATCTGCGGCGATGCCCCGGACCTCCTCGACGACGGGGGACGGCTGGTGCTCGTGCAATCGACGCTGAGCGGCACGGAGAAAACGCGATTAATGCTGGGGGAACGCGGCTTACACGTTGAGGAAGCACGCCGTGTCCGCGTCCCGTTCGGTCCGGTGCTGCAAGCGCGACGGGATCTTCTCGTTGATCGCGGGTTGATCGGGCCACAGCAGTGCACCGAGGAACTCGTAGTGTTCCGGGCGGTCAAATGA
- a CDS encoding IS110 family transposase has product MNEYDGSQVVGIDLHRQRSVIVRQTAEGEQLSAVRIVNDPVALGLQIEKAGANPEVVLEATYGWYWAVDALQAAGACVHLAHPLGVKGFRYRRVKNDVRDAGDLADLLRMHRLPEAWIAPPATRELRELVRYRAKLVALRSGLKAQVHSVLAKAGVLIRVSDLFGVEGRERLTQVPLGVAYAQRVISLLELIDVLDAHEGRFFDRIAAELRGHPGYRAIQALPGVGPTLAAVFVAEIGDVHRFADPGHLCSWAGLTPKHRESDTVVHRGHITKQGSKLVHWAAVEAIQREPAGTKISVDRQRIEARRGRNIAKVAAARNCSPSSTTGCVTERSARWPQRATA; this is encoded by the coding sequence ATGAACGAGTATGACGGAAGTCAGGTCGTCGGGATCGATCTGCACCGGCAGCGGTCGGTGATCGTCCGCCAGACGGCGGAGGGCGAACAATTGTCGGCGGTGCGGATCGTCAACGATCCGGTGGCGTTGGGACTGCAGATCGAGAAGGCCGGCGCGAACCCGGAGGTGGTGCTCGAGGCGACCTATGGCTGGTACTGGGCGGTCGATGCCCTGCAGGCCGCCGGCGCGTGCGTGCATCTCGCACATCCTCTGGGTGTCAAGGGTTTCCGGTATCGGAGGGTGAAGAACGATGTACGCGACGCCGGAGATCTGGCGGACCTGCTCCGGATGCACCGGTTGCCCGAGGCGTGGATTGCCCCGCCCGCCACACGGGAGTTGCGCGAGCTGGTGCGCTATCGAGCGAAGCTGGTGGCCTTGCGCTCCGGGCTCAAGGCCCAGGTCCACTCGGTGCTCGCCAAGGCCGGGGTGTTGATCCGGGTATCGGACCTGTTCGGCGTCGAGGGGCGTGAGCGTCTGACGCAGGTGCCGCTCGGCGTCGCGTACGCGCAGCGGGTGATTTCGCTGCTCGAGCTGATCGACGTCCTCGACGCGCACGAGGGACGATTCTTCGACCGGATCGCCGCCGAGTTGCGTGGCCATCCTGGCTATCGGGCGATTCAGGCGCTGCCCGGGGTCGGCCCCACCCTGGCGGCGGTGTTCGTCGCGGAGATCGGTGACGTGCACCGCTTCGCCGACCCCGGCCACCTGTGTTCGTGGGCCGGTCTGACCCCCAAGCACCGCGAGTCCGACACCGTCGTTCACCGCGGGCACATCACGAAGCAGGGCTCCAAACTGGTGCACTGGGCGGCGGTGGAGGCCATCCAACGGGAACCCGCCGGCACGAAGATCTCGGTCGACCGCCAACGCATCGAGGCCCGCCGCGGCCGGAACATCGCCAAGGTCGCCGCGGCCCGCAACTGCTCACCCTCGTCTACTACGGGCTGCGTGACGGAGAGATCCGCGCGTTGGCCCCAGAGGGCAACGGCGTGA
- a CDS encoding sensor histidine kinase, producing MSVTLNTMDRRSLHPGNWNVRVRSTAAAVLAVTVCLLLAGGALLFVLYRNLEHSARGAADSRSHQIIEQLHSQPPQELDASLLATDGQIGAVHILDNQGSVLVTSAGIPSSPVLAAPLPPGESAYLGNLHFGHERDYWVAAHGTMSPNGPVTVVTGADREPVEGVLATVAALLAIGAPIVIGFVAVATYRLIGAALRPVERIRARVASISTDQLDERVPVPAARDEVADLAVTMNSMLARLEAGHLAQRRFVGDASHELRSPLATITAALELAQSRPELIDTALVDESLLPEARRMHALLEDLLLLARADEDSLTHLRVDVDIDDLILAERARLRGLPGIVVAAAVDPVRVAGDAEQLARLVRNLVDNAVRHAHTRIALACRRCEGSAVIEVADDGPGIASADRARIFERFVRLDTPRTRASGGSGLGLAIAAEIVAAHHGSIEVRDHEGGGAHFVVTLPIGDDSYSSEPIE from the coding sequence GTGTCGGTCACACTGAACACCATGGACCGCCGCAGCCTGCACCCCGGAAACTGGAATGTGCGGGTGCGATCCACCGCGGCCGCAGTCCTTGCCGTCACGGTGTGCCTGCTCCTCGCCGGTGGTGCGCTCCTGTTCGTGCTGTACCGCAATCTCGAACACTCCGCCCGAGGCGCCGCCGACTCACGGTCCCACCAGATCATCGAGCAACTCCACTCTCAGCCGCCGCAGGAACTCGACGCATCGCTGCTCGCGACCGACGGCCAAATCGGGGCCGTCCACATCCTCGACAACCAGGGAAGCGTGCTCGTCACCTCGGCCGGGATTCCGTCGTCACCGGTCCTTGCCGCCCCGCTGCCACCCGGCGAGTCCGCCTACCTCGGAAACCTCCACTTCGGGCACGAACGCGACTACTGGGTCGCCGCCCACGGCACCATGTCCCCGAACGGGCCGGTCACCGTGGTCACCGGCGCCGACCGCGAACCGGTCGAAGGTGTCCTGGCCACTGTCGCGGCGCTCCTGGCGATCGGTGCCCCGATCGTCATCGGCTTCGTCGCCGTCGCCACCTACCGGCTCATCGGCGCGGCACTTCGCCCGGTGGAGCGGATCCGCGCCCGTGTGGCGTCGATCTCCACCGATCAACTCGACGAACGGGTTCCCGTGCCCGCGGCCCGGGACGAAGTCGCCGATCTCGCGGTCACCATGAACAGCATGCTCGCGCGGCTCGAGGCCGGGCACCTGGCCCAGCGGCGTTTCGTCGGCGACGCCTCGCACGAACTGCGCAGCCCGCTGGCGACCATCACCGCCGCCCTCGAGCTCGCACAATCCCGTCCCGAATTGATCGACACGGCCCTGGTCGACGAGTCGTTGCTTCCCGAAGCCCGGCGGATGCATGCGTTGCTCGAAGATCTTCTGTTGCTCGCGCGTGCCGACGAAGACTCACTGACCCACCTGCGCGTCGACGTCGATATCGACGATCTGATCCTGGCCGAACGCGCCCGCCTCCGGGGCCTTCCCGGCATCGTGGTCGCCGCCGCCGTCGACCCTGTCCGGGTGGCCGGGGATGCGGAGCAGCTGGCCCGGCTGGTCCGCAATCTCGTCGACAACGCCGTCCGCCACGCACACACCCGAATCGCCCTCGCCTGCCGCAGGTGCGAGGGAAGCGCCGTGATCGAGGTGGCCGACGACGGGCCGGGCATCGCCTCCGCGGACCGGGCCCGGATCTTCGAGCGGTTCGTCCGCCTCGACACTCCCCGAACCCGCGCATCCGGTGGTTCCGGACTCGGTCTCGCCATCGCCGCCGAAATCGTTGCCGCACACCACGGGTCGATCGAGGTCCGCGACCATGAAGGCGGGGGTGCACACTTCGTCGTCACCCTTCCGATCGGCGACGACAGCTACTCCTCCGAACCCATCGAATAG
- a CDS encoding DUF6131 family protein: MIILGLILLVIGFVAGISILWTIGIILLVIGVILALLGATGRAVGGRRHWF, from the coding sequence GTGATCATTCTCGGACTGATTCTGCTCGTGATCGGATTCGTGGCGGGCATCTCAATCCTCTGGACCATCGGGATCATCCTGTTGGTCATCGGAGTCATCCTCGCGCTGCTCGGGGCCACCGGCCGCGCCGTCGGTGGACGCCGTCACTGGTTCTAA